One segment of Desulfosporosinus sp. Sb-LF DNA contains the following:
- a CDS encoding YaaR family protein has protein sequence MAIRIDAPHQTPTSNLDSSNSLERSNDFSGVLSKTQKIQRLELRAFLDRLETQGKKLAHSLSIRDLKDFRDMVKSFLRSTFGQSREMQEESSWDAQGRPKVMARIAKIDQSLDELGKQLLDQQAKPLEVLTKIDEIRGLIVDLFA, from the coding sequence ATGGCTATACGCATTGATGCTCCACATCAAACCCCGACTTCCAATCTCGATTCTTCAAATTCCCTAGAGCGAAGCAATGATTTCAGCGGTGTCTTATCGAAGACCCAAAAAATTCAGCGGCTTGAACTTCGAGCCTTTCTCGACCGCCTTGAAACCCAAGGGAAGAAGTTAGCTCATTCTCTCTCGATCCGTGATCTTAAAGATTTCCGTGATATGGTTAAATCCTTCCTTCGTTCGACCTTCGGCCAAAGCCGAGAAATGCAGGAAGAATCGTCTTGGGATGCACAAGGGCGGCCCAAAGTCATGGCGCGCATCGCAAAAATCGATCAATCGCTCGATGAGCTAGGAAAACAACTTCTCGATCAGCAGGCCAAACCCCTGGAAGTCTTAACCAAGATTGATGAGATCCGAGGATTAATCGTCGACCTTTTCGCGTAA
- a CDS encoding M20/M25/M40 family metallo-hydrolase, whose product MQTRRVFLKTLLGLGAIILPWSLLPTRFGESMKEWLGHPPVELLLPPPIKTTNPINVQSLNRTAIDDILTLTAPEMQGRKAGSVGEAKAAEYLASQLSMLGLKPMGDTGTEFTHAFTFPPVIEGRVNGRLTFRPGENTDLRTPSVNLLGGLMGEKLQEIILLSAHYDHLGIFEGKVYPGANDNASGVGCVLDVMRRILREGKSPKRTIVIAFWSAEEMGFVGSEAFVRSSPFPLQQIKAVLNADTVGNGMIGNFALWADGENTALKAISQAAAECGASALLVSKAGHNSDSVSFAAANIPAITFMSHDWLTKNHTPDDTIALIKPEQITLAAEILYRAVHTLAF is encoded by the coding sequence ATGCAGACTCGTAGAGTATTTCTGAAGACATTACTGGGTCTCGGGGCCATCATCTTACCTTGGAGTTTGTTGCCGACCCGTTTTGGAGAGTCTATGAAGGAGTGGCTAGGACATCCACCCGTTGAATTATTGCTGCCCCCTCCGATCAAAACGACTAATCCGATCAATGTCCAAAGTCTGAACCGCACAGCAATCGATGATATCCTCACCTTGACCGCCCCTGAAATGCAAGGACGCAAAGCGGGATCTGTAGGGGAAGCGAAAGCAGCAGAGTATCTTGCCTCGCAATTAAGCATGCTGGGGTTAAAGCCAATGGGGGACACGGGAACAGAATTTACACATGCGTTTACGTTTCCACCGGTGATTGAAGGCAGAGTCAACGGTCGATTGACCTTTAGACCTGGAGAAAACACAGACTTGAGAACTCCGAGTGTCAATCTTTTAGGCGGGCTGATGGGCGAAAAACTGCAGGAGATCATTCTGCTATCCGCCCATTATGACCATCTGGGAATTTTCGAGGGTAAGGTTTACCCCGGGGCCAACGATAACGCTTCTGGCGTCGGATGCGTACTTGATGTCATGCGGCGAATCCTCCGGGAAGGAAAAAGCCCCAAGCGCACGATTGTTATTGCTTTCTGGAGTGCGGAAGAGATGGGATTCGTAGGGTCTGAGGCGTTTGTCCGATCTTCACCGTTTCCCCTTCAACAGATTAAAGCGGTACTCAACGCCGATACAGTAGGAAATGGGATGATAGGGAATTTTGCACTTTGGGCGGATGGGGAAAATACGGCACTAAAGGCTATCAGCCAAGCAGCCGCTGAATGTGGGGCTAGTGCTCTATTAGTTTCAAAAGCAGGGCATAACAGCGACTCGGTCAGTTTTGCTGCGGCGAACATACCTGCGATTACGTTCATGTCGCATGACTGGCTCACTAAAAACCATACTCCTGACGACACTATTGCCTTAATAAAGCCTGAACAAATAACCTTGGCAGCGGAGATACTATACCGGGCGGTCCACACTCTTGCCTTCTAG